From the Conger conger chromosome 14, fConCon1.1, whole genome shotgun sequence genome, one window contains:
- the LOC133110738 gene encoding transmembrane protein 198-like, with amino-acid sequence MADPFWPAQDAAGPGAAEADACELEIERKYEVIPAIICSMCCLFGIIYCFFGYRCFKAVMFLSGLMFGSVIIFLLCHKERVLDTQLSVEASAGIGLGVGVLCGLVTMLVRSVGLFMTGLLLGLLLALAALLVAANFYSAGSVWVPLGTLLAAGMLGAVLTLQWQRLFTVLSTAVFGAAIMTVCADYFVEMLALGAYVYDCLRLRPAPPLCWYSWVILGIWPALSLMGVLVQWKLTAEGFSHTEVIINRRQKRVQLMRIRQKDVRKRQQGAGQEGSYRRKPLPVKRYAGDLLAPSYLQSLRDRQTGTGTSLSSLGSPSHTTIDFDYDTGSTVPLTASANPVVRV; translated from the exons ATGGCCGACCCCTTCTGGCCGGCCCAGGATGCAGCGGGGCCGGGCGCGGCCGAGGCGGACGCCTGTGAGCTGGAGATCGAGAGGAAGTACGAGGTCATCCCCGCCATCATCTGCTCCATGTGCTGCCTGTTCGGGATCATCTACTGCTTCTTCG GGTACCGCTGCTTCAAGGCGGTGATGTTCCTGTCGGGCCTGATGTTCGGCTCGGTCATCATCTTCCTGCTGTGCCACAAGGAGCGGGTGTTGGACACGCAGCTGAGCGTGGAGGCCAGCGCGGGCATCGGGCTGGGCGTGGGCGTCCTGTGCGGCCTGGTGACCATGCTGGTGCGCAGCGTGGGCCTGTTCATGACCGGCCTGCTCCTGGGGCTGCTGCTCGCCCTCGCCGCCCTGCTGGTGGCCGCCAACTTCTACAGCGCGGGCTCGGTGTGGGTGCCGCTGGGCACGCTGCTGGCCGCGGGCATGCTGGGCGCCGTGCTGACGCTGCAGTGGCAGCGCCTCTTCACCGTGCTGTCCACCGCCGTGTTCGGCGCCGCCATCATGACGGTGTGCGCCGACTACTTCGTGGAGATGCTGGCGCTGGGGGCGTACGTGTACGACTGCCTGCGGCTCCGGCCGGCGCCGCCGCTGTGCTGGTACAGCTGGGTGATCCTGGGCATCTGGCCCGCGCTCAGCCTGATGGGCGTGCTGGTGCAGTGGAAGCTCACGGCCGAGGGGTTCTCCCACACCGAGG TCATCATTAACCGGAGGCAGAAGCGTGTGCAGTTGATGCGGATCCGTCAGAAGGACGTGCGGAAGAGGCAGCAGGGCGCGGGGCAGGAGGGCTCGTACCGCCGCAAGCCCCTGCCCGTCAAACGCTACGCCGGAGACCTGCTGGCCCCG AGCTACCTGCAGAGCCTGCGGGACCGGCAGACGGGCACGGGGACCTCTCTCAGCAGCCTGGGCTCCCCCAGCCACACCACGATCGACTTCGACTACGACACCGGCTCCACCGTCCCGCTCACCGCCTCCGCCAACCCCGTCGTCAGGGTCTGA